tttaaaatattttgaaaggtgtctcaagttgaatttatgttgaaaattatgttTACTCTCAAACTTaaaaggtgttgcatttgaaaaaaagctcatcctgtgtttcgtCGTATAAAGTGTGTGCAAATGTTTGAAAACGTGTTGAATTATAGCATTTTTCAAATGCATTTATTTGAGTGTCTaaattatttgcaataccatcaacaCTACCTGATTATTTTCTGCCCCAATTTAGGCCGATCAATCCGTTCAAACGCAACTCTGCAACTCATAATGAAAACAACATGGAGATGACATTTTGTGGAATATTTCTAATTGGCGCGTTTggagaaataaattattaatcaaaatgtctaaaaaagataacaaaaaattaaagtgtcaagtaaagaacattttgaaaagGAGACTTAGTTCATCTAGTGAAGATGTAAGTAtacatttatattatattattcgtTCTGacataaaatgtatttctgaTCTTTAGGAGGACGAGCTTgcaacattaaataaaaaaattcgcgAAACTGAGGCTGAATtggaaaatcttaaaaaaaattcacaatcacTGAATGACCGATCGCAGCCAATTGGAAAGGAGAATGACCGACCGGGGCCCAGTGGAATAATAATGATTGATCGGTCATTTCCAAATCCAGTTCAAAATTCGAATGTTATTGTTTCCATAGAGGCATCTTACAGAAAAGATGACAATCAAATGTTGGGGCCTAATTACGAGGAAGATGTAAGTTTTATGCATATTTCCCTCACTTTTAAGattaaagtttaatttattttatttccgcaGATGGTTTGTATTGGTAACGATGTATACTGCCGCAAAGTAATACATGACATGGCTTTGGGATCGTCGCACAAGTCAACGCATGTGGCTCGTAAGCTACTTGAGGGAGTCTTTAAAAAAAGTGTGCTCACTCAGGCAACCTTAACTGGGCAACCAGCGAGAGCGCAAGGGTTGCAAAAGCAATTGGAGCCTGTGGTTGCTCTTAGCTATAAAGCAAGAGAAACTATAATAGGtaagtatagaatattttgtttcaaatatatattaacaccTATATGCATAAACTGCTTTTGCATATGAGCATAAATCGATAATTCTTCCACAGATTTTTCCATAGCAGTTGCCAAATTACGTGGATGGGACCCGCAAACAAGGCGGGAAATTGAGAGGGCGATGTCGCAACGTTTGGGCGAAATAAAacgccaaaaataaaatgcaaatttGAAAGTTATTATTATTTAGTACCCTAGgtacattaaaaaataatttgttttttattttttgtattcattgattgatttttatttagcaATAAGCTATTATATACAATACATTAACTTAATAAGTGCAAATTGAAACTAGTaaaagctttctttaacatatgtaataattttacttttaaatgcaaatatttaatgtatattctttatttaataaaacaattgatctcattttatatacaaattatgccTTTTATTATGACAAGGTGCCCTATGCTGTTCaaagatctcgaaagatacaaaaatatcaaataatatacaattatatcaaattagatctgattagatctgattagatgtgtctcatttttgagatctgatcagatccaatttcatagtatttagatctgaccagatataaccatttttcggatctgctcagatctgaccatatcttggctcagatctaaccatatcaaatcagatcccccaatttttacacgggattaTGGGATTTTATGtgttgaaagatctcgaaagatacaattgtatcaaataatatacaattatatccaattagatctgattagatgtgtctcatttttgagatctgatcagatccaatttcatagtatttagatctgaccagatataaccatttttcggatctgctcagatctgaccatatcttggctcagatctaaccatatcaaatcagatcccccaatttttacacgggtctatagaaaattttgtcaaaattttatttctatagaaaattttgtcaaaattttatttctatagaaaattttgtcaaaattttatttctattgaaaattttgtcaaaattttttttctgtagaaaacgatATTGGATAACTTcgcttgtcctaaaatttatgtcaaaacatcttctatatgaaatgttcgtttcaattatatttacaaatcacataatttattatttatttaaaaaaaatacatagggACATTTTTTTGTAAGCTCACAACTCTGGGAGAGGAAAGGGGAAAACTTAAATGTACTCAAAACTTTAGGGGAGAAACTAATAACCTGCATATTACTCTACATTGAAGACAACACCTTGGGCACAGGCCAATTCTCCCGAATGATTGACGGTTATGGTAGCACGTTTACAATATTGTTTCCAAGCATCGGATCCAGATTCACGACCTCCACCAGTGTGTTTTTCACCACCAAAGGCACCACCAATTTCAGCACCATTTGTGGTGGTATTGATATTGACAATACCACAATCTGAGCCCTGGGCTCCGATCCATTTGAAGGCCTTAGACATGTTTTCGGTGAAAATGGCCGATGATAGACCTTGATCGACTTCATTGTTCCATTCAATGGCCTCATCAATGTTGCGGGCCTTAAGCACATAAACAATAGGGGCAAAAGTTTCACGATGTACCACCGGTGAATCATGGGCCAAACCAGTGATGACAGTGGGCTCCACGAAGAAACCATCACGGGGAATAACTTTACCACCAAATGCTACCTTTCCACCAAGTTTGACAGCTTCGGCAATGGTGTTTTGGTATccctcaatattttgtttggaatgCACGGGACCCACAAGCGTATTGGCATCCAATTGATGACCAATGCGAGACAAAACTTGTTTATATTTGCCGGTCAACTCCTTGACGAAAGTGTCATACAATTTCTCATGGACTATAATACGACGTGTGGTGGTGCATCGCTGACCGGTGGTGCCAATGCAACCAAATAGAGCAGCATCTAAAGCCATTTTAAGATTGGCATCTTCATTGATAAGTAGAGCGTTATTTCCTCCCAACTCAAGTATGACCTTGCCGAAACGTTTTTGTACCTCCACACCAACATTGCGACCAGTCTGACAGCTGCCCGTGAATGACACCAGCTTAACACGTTTGTCTGAAACCAATTTCTGGCCCACATCTGCACCACCTTGACACAAGGTGGTAATTGGAGGCAGATTGTTGCGCTTCAGAACATTTTCAACAATCTTGGTGGTGGCCACTGATACTAGGGCTGTGGTAGGAGCTCCCTTCCATAGAACACTATTGCCTACAGTCTGTGAAGAGGGAGAAGGAGACGTTAATGGGAAAGAAAGTCATAATTGAAATTGCTAACATACCAAAGCAATGGCagcattccatccaaataccgcATTTGGGAAATTATAGGCAGAAATCACACCCACCAAACCCAATGGACGCCAGGCTTCCAAAATTGTGTGTTCAGCTCTTTCAGAGTTTATCATTTGACCCGCATAGATGCGAGACAATCCCACACCATAATCACATATGTCGATGAATTCTTGAACTTCACCCTGACCCTCActgtaaattttgccaacttcCAAACTAACCAATTTACCCAAAGGTTCCTTATATTTACGCAATTCATCTCCGATTTGACGGACAATTTCTcctctcacaggtgctggaacttTACTCCATTCTTTGTACGCCTCAACACCGGCCTTAATTGATTCATCCATTTCTTGAACGGTACCAGTGCGGACAGTAGCAATAGCTTTACCTGTACCAGGATCAATTGAAGTAACAACTTCACCTGATCCCTTCCAGGAGCCAGTAAATACACCAGGATTTTCACGTTCCAAACCGATGTCTTTTAAAAATGAGTATTGTGGGGAATCGATCAAATAGCTTGCGGCCCGTAAAGAAGAGCTAAGGTGAAGTGAGGCCACTCTTGGGGCCTGATGCAAGGGAACATTTTTAAGAAGATGGACGGCGCGAAAGACTTGTGACATTCTGAAAGAGAGAAAAAGAgatattataatttaaaaataaaaggtattttacaaattttttaaaactttattttcctatggaaaaattgcaaaaattttctgtagaaataaaattttgacaaaattttctaaagaaataaaattttgacaaaattttctaaagaaataaaattttgcaaacattttctaaagaaataaaatttgacaatattttctatagaaataatatgttaacaaatttttctatagaaattatattttgagaaaattttctacagaaataaatttttcacaaatttttctatagaaataaaattgtgaaaaattctctatagaaaaaaatttgataaaattctctatagaagtaaaattttgagaaaattttctatagaaaaagattttgagaaaattttctatagaaataaaattttgagaaaattttctatagaaataaaattttgcaaaaatttgccatagaaataaaatttgacaatattttctatagaaataaaatttgacaatattttctatagaaataaaatgttgacaaatttttctatagaaataacattttgaaaaaattttttatagaaataaaattttgacaaaattttctatagaaatacaattttgagaaaattttctatagaaatagaattttgacaaaattctctatagaaaaaaattttgagaaaattttctatagaagtaacattttgagaaaattttctatagaaaaaaattttgagaaaat
This is a stretch of genomic DNA from Haematobia irritans isolate KBUSLIRL chromosome 4, ASM5000362v1, whole genome shotgun sequence. It encodes these proteins:
- the LOC142232748 gene encoding uncharacterized protein LOC142232748 is translated as MSKKDNKKLKCQVKNILKRRLSSSSEDEDELATLNKKIRETEAELENLKKNSQSLNDRSQPIGKENDRPGPSGIIMIDRSFPNPVQNSNVIVSIEASYRKDDNQMLGPNYEEDMVCIGNDVYCRKVIHDMALGSSHKSTHVARKLLEGVFKKSVLTQATLTGQPARAQGLQKQLEPVVALSYKARETIIDFSIAVAKLRGWDPQTRREIERAMSQRLGEIKRQK
- the Aldh7A1 gene encoding aldehyde dehydrogenase 7 family member A1 encodes the protein MSQVFRAVHLLKNVPLHQAPRVASLHLSSSLRAASYLIDSPQYSFLKDIGLERENPGVFTGSWKGSGEVVTSIDPGTGKAIATVRTGTVQEMDESIKAGVEAYKEWSKVPAPVRGEIVRQIGDELRKYKEPLGKLVSLEVGKIYSEGQGEVQEFIDICDYGVGLSRIYAGQMINSERAEHTILEAWRPLGLVGVISAYNFPNAVFGWNAAIALTVGNSVLWKGAPTTALVSVATTKIVENVLKRNNLPPITTLCQGGADVGQKLVSDKRVKLVSFTGSCQTGRNVGVEVQKRFGKVILELGGNNALLINEDANLKMALDAALFGCIGTTGQRCTTTRRIIVHEKLYDTFVKELTGKYKQVLSRIGHQLDANTLVGPVHSKQNIEGYQNTIAEAVKLGGKVAFGGKVIPRDGFFVEPTVITGLAHDSPVVHRETFAPIVYVLKARNIDEAIEWNNEVDQGLSSAIFTENMSKAFKWIGAQGSDCGIVNINTTTNGAEIGGAFGGEKHTGGGRESGSDAWKQYCKRATITVNHSGELACAQGVVFNVE